The Microlunatus antarcticus genome window below encodes:
- a CDS encoding APC family permease, whose product MVRLSELSKRLLIGRKLSSTQLGETLLPKRIALPVFASDALSSVAYAPDEILITLSLAGLAAYAFSWKIAILVAVVMLVVVASYRQNVHAYPSGGGDYEVATVNLGPNAGLTVGSALLVDYVLTVAVSISSGVQNAKSVPLLHFLDGHEALAASIAVVVLAALNLRGVRESGGLFAVPTYCFMAGMLVMIGWGLIRILVLGEPLRAESAQYTIEAEPRYAQFSGFLMVALLARTFSSGCAALTGVEAISNGVPAFQKPKSKNAATTLLLLGTVAVTMVIGVIVLANLTGLRLIDEGRSHYLLNGQRVDVIEKTGIAQLADVVFNDFRPGFYFVIAATFIILFLAANTAFNGFPVLGSILAKDGYLPRQLHTRGDRLAYSNGIVVLSALAIVLIVAFKADVTALIQLYVVGVFVSFTVSQTGMLRHWTRHLKTERDPAARARMKRSRVINGVGLTMTGTVLVIVLLSKFTQGAYIAIIAMAVIFLLMKGIRRHYEHVAEETALVPGEDRMLPARVRGVVLVSKLHKPTMRAIAFAKASRPSSLEAVTVSVDEEETQRLVEQWDEAGITVPLKVIASPYREVTTPILRYVKSLRTENPRDIVTVYIPEYVVGHWWEQILHNQSAFRLKTRLLFTPGVMVTSVPFLLRSSDLARKRIHRETEAEAQRRSYLQ is encoded by the coding sequence GTGGTCCGACTCTCGGAGCTCAGCAAGCGCTTGCTCATCGGCCGCAAGCTCTCGAGCACTCAGCTCGGCGAGACGCTGCTCCCCAAGCGCATCGCGCTCCCGGTCTTCGCCTCGGACGCGCTCAGCTCGGTCGCGTACGCCCCCGACGAGATCCTCATCACGCTGTCGCTGGCCGGGCTCGCCGCGTACGCCTTCTCGTGGAAGATCGCGATCCTCGTCGCGGTCGTGATGCTCGTCGTGGTCGCCTCCTACCGCCAGAACGTGCACGCCTACCCCTCCGGCGGAGGCGACTACGAGGTCGCCACCGTCAACCTCGGGCCGAACGCCGGCCTGACCGTCGGCAGCGCCCTGCTCGTCGACTACGTCCTCACGGTCGCGGTGTCGATCTCCTCCGGCGTCCAGAACGCCAAGTCGGTCCCGCTGCTGCACTTCCTCGACGGGCACGAGGCGCTGGCGGCCAGCATCGCGGTGGTCGTCCTGGCCGCGCTCAACCTGCGAGGGGTGAGGGAGTCGGGCGGGCTCTTCGCCGTCCCCACGTACTGCTTCATGGCCGGCATGCTCGTGATGATCGGCTGGGGCCTCATCCGGATCCTGGTCCTCGGCGAGCCGCTGCGGGCCGAGAGCGCGCAGTACACGATCGAGGCGGAGCCGCGCTACGCCCAGTTCTCCGGCTTCCTCATGGTCGCGCTGCTGGCCCGGACCTTCTCGTCCGGCTGCGCGGCGCTGACCGGCGTCGAGGCCATCTCGAACGGCGTGCCCGCGTTCCAGAAGCCGAAGAGCAAGAACGCGGCGACCACGCTCCTGCTGCTCGGCACCGTCGCGGTGACGATGGTCATCGGCGTGATCGTGCTGGCCAACCTCACCGGCCTGCGGCTCATCGACGAGGGCCGCTCGCACTACCTGCTGAACGGCCAGCGCGTCGACGTCATCGAGAAGACCGGCATCGCGCAGTTGGCCGACGTGGTCTTCAACGACTTCCGCCCCGGCTTCTACTTCGTCATCGCGGCGACGTTCATCATCCTGTTCCTGGCCGCGAACACCGCCTTCAACGGCTTCCCGGTGCTCGGCTCCATCCTGGCCAAGGACGGCTACCTGCCGCGCCAGCTGCACACGCGCGGCGACCGGCTGGCGTACAGCAACGGCATCGTCGTCCTCTCGGCCCTGGCGATCGTGCTGATCGTGGCCTTCAAGGCTGACGTCACCGCCCTGATCCAGCTGTACGTGGTCGGGGTGTTCGTCTCCTTCACCGTGAGCCAGACCGGGATGCTGCGCCACTGGACCCGGCACCTGAAGACGGAGCGGGACCCGGCCGCCCGCGCGCGCATGAAGCGGTCCCGCGTGATCAACGGCGTGGGCCTGACGATGACCGGCACGGTCCTGGTGATCGTGCTGCTGAGCAAGTTCACCCAGGGGGCCTACATCGCCATCATCGCGATGGCCGTGATCTTCCTGCTGATGAAGGGCATCCGCCGCCACTACGAACACGTGGCCGAGGAGACAGCGCTCGTGCCGGGCGAGGACCGGATGCTCCCGGCGCGGGTCCGGGGCGTCGTCCTGGTCAGCAAGCTGCACAAGCCGACCATGCGGGCGATCGCGTTCGCCAAGGCGTCGCGGCCGAGCTCGCTGGAGGCGGTCACGGTCTCGGTCGACGAGGAGGAGACGCAGCGCCTCGTGGAGCAGTGGGACGAGGCCGGGATCACCGTGCCGCTCAAGGTGATCGCGTCGCCGTACCGGGAGGTGACGACGCCGATCCTGCGCTACGTGAAGAGCCTGCGCACCGAGAACCCGCGCGACATCGTCACCGTCTACATCCCCGAGTACGTCGTGGGGCACTGGTGGGAGCAGATCCTGCACAACCAGAGCGCGTTCCGGCTGAAGACCCGGCTGCTCTTCACCCCGGGTGTGATGGTCACGTCGGTGCCGTTCCTGCTGCGGTCCTCCGACCTCGCCCGCAAGCGGATCCACCGCGAGACCGAGGCGGAGGCGCAGCGGCGCAGCTACCTCCAGTGA
- a CDS encoding class I SAM-dependent RNA methyltransferase, whose amino-acid sequence MSSVRAAGQVVGPVEVGPVAHGGHCVARLDVGDGGPGRVVFVRHALPGERVLLTLTDTSHARFWRADATEVLDASPERVAPPCRVAGPGLCGGCDWQHASRVEQRRLKTAVVAEQLQRLAGLTWTGEVEAVPVPGSTTDDGLGWRTRMRYHADDDGRAALRVHRSNDLVAIPEGGCPIASPRTPTVTGQSWRPGAEVVAGGTPTGSALVVDRRVVATTGDADPDGGLTETVHERAYAVPPGGFWQVHPAAASVLVDAVLAGLAPAAGERAFDLYCGVGLFAGALADAGCQVWGLESGRAAVAAARRNLADLGPRARFTADDVERALPRLPEDVDLVVLDPPRSGAGAKVVREIVRRRPRAIAYVACDPAALARDLAGAAQHGYAPTSIRGFDLFPMTQHVECVVVLEPDAENGEVPAAQ is encoded by the coding sequence GTGAGCTCCGTGCGAGCAGCCGGGCAGGTCGTGGGTCCGGTCGAGGTCGGCCCGGTCGCGCACGGCGGCCACTGCGTCGCCCGGCTCGACGTCGGCGACGGCGGTCCCGGGCGGGTGGTCTTCGTCCGGCACGCGCTACCCGGCGAACGGGTCCTGCTGACGCTGACCGACACGAGCCACGCCCGCTTCTGGCGCGCCGACGCCACCGAGGTGCTAGACGCCTCGCCCGAGCGCGTCGCCCCGCCCTGCCGGGTCGCCGGGCCGGGGCTGTGCGGCGGGTGCGACTGGCAGCACGCGAGCCGGGTCGAGCAGCGCCGGCTCAAGACCGCCGTGGTCGCCGAGCAGCTGCAGCGCCTCGCCGGCCTGACCTGGACGGGCGAGGTCGAGGCCGTGCCGGTGCCGGGCTCGACCACCGACGACGGGCTCGGCTGGCGCACCCGGATGCGCTACCACGCGGACGACGACGGACGGGCCGCGCTGCGGGTGCACCGTTCCAACGACCTCGTCGCGATCCCCGAGGGCGGCTGCCCGATCGCCTCGCCGCGGACGCCGACGGTCACCGGACAGAGCTGGAGGCCCGGCGCCGAGGTCGTCGCGGGCGGGACGCCGACCGGTTCCGCGCTGGTCGTCGACCGGCGGGTCGTCGCGACGACCGGCGACGCCGACCCGGACGGGGGGCTCACCGAGACCGTGCACGAGCGGGCGTACGCGGTCCCGCCCGGCGGCTTCTGGCAGGTGCACCCGGCCGCGGCATCGGTCCTCGTCGACGCCGTGCTCGCCGGGCTCGCCCCCGCAGCGGGGGAGCGCGCGTTCGACCTCTACTGCGGGGTCGGACTCTTTGCCGGCGCGCTGGCGGACGCCGGCTGCCAGGTCTGGGGGCTCGAGTCGGGCCGGGCCGCGGTGGCCGCCGCCCGCCGGAACCTCGCCGACCTCGGTCCCCGCGCCCGCTTCACCGCCGACGACGTCGAGCGCGCGCTGCCGCGGCTGCCGGAGGACGTCGACCTCGTCGTGCTGGACCCGCCGCGGTCCGGGGCGGGTGCGAAGGTCGTGCGGGAGATCGTCCGGCGTCGGCCGCGCGCGATCGCGTACGTCGCCTGCGACCCGGCCGCCCTGGCCCGCGACCTCGCCGGCGCGGCGCAGCACGGCTACGCCCCCACGAGCATCCGCGGCTTCGACCTGTTCCCGATGACCCAGCACGTCGAGTGCGTGGTGGTCCTGGAGCCCGACGCCGAGAACGGGGAAGTTCCGGCCGCTCAGTAG
- the acnA gene encoding aconitate hydratase, producing the protein MSVDSFGAKATLQVGEQSYEIFRLDAVEGAETLPYSLKILLENLLRTEDGANITADHIRTLAGWDADGQPADEIQFTPARVIMQDFTGVPCVVDLATMREAMAELGGDATKINPLAPAELVIDHSVIADVFGTADAFSRNVEIEYGRNRERYQFLRWGQTAFDDFKVVPPGTGIVHQVNIEHLARVIFTRPKNGVLQAYPDTCVGTDSHTTMVNGLGVVGWGVGGIEAEAAMLGQPVSMLIPRVVGFKLSGSLPEGATATDLVLTITEMLRQHKVVGKFVEFYGPGVSAVPLANRATIGNMSPEYGSTIAVFPIDSKTTDYLRLTGRDEHQIALVEAYAKEQGLWHDDDHEPRFSEYLELDLGTIVPSIAGPKRPQDRVILTQAKQGFREALAAYVDDEPVPAPSATADQAAPNVDAGKLNGYDESVAETFPASDPVSSSESGESEPHEFGEGVAADIGRPSRKTKVTLDGQTFELDHGAVTIASITSCTNTSNPSVMIGAALVAKKAVERGLSRKPWVKTTLAPGSKVVTDYYERSGLTPYLDKLGFNLVGYGCTTCIGNSGPLIPEVSAAVQASDLAVVSVLSGNRNFEGRINPDVKMNYLASPPLVVAYALAGTMDTDLVNDPLGFDEQGQPVYLRDIWPTEAEIDEVVSASIGAEMFAESYADVFAGDAQWQSLPTPEGAVFEWDADSTYVRKPPYFDGMPAEPQPVTDIEGARVLLMLGDSITTDHISPAGSIKGDSPAGDYLTAHGVERRDFNSYGSRRGNHEVMIRGTFANIRLRNQLAPGTEGGVTRDFTQADAPVTTVYAASEHYLEQGTPLVVLAGVEYGSGSSRDWAAKGTALLGVKAVIAQSYERIHRSNLIGMGVLPLQFPEGQSAASLGLTGEETFSFTGVTALNDGTTPKTVHVTAGDVEFDAVVRIDTPGEADYYRNGGIMPYVLRSLLK; encoded by the coding sequence ATGAGTGTGGACAGCTTCGGCGCGAAGGCGACGCTGCAGGTGGGTGAGCAGTCGTACGAGATCTTCCGGCTGGACGCGGTCGAGGGCGCCGAGACCCTCCCGTACAGCCTGAAGATCCTGCTGGAGAACCTGCTCCGGACCGAGGACGGCGCGAACATCACCGCCGACCACATCCGGACGCTGGCCGGCTGGGACGCCGACGGGCAGCCGGCGGACGAGATCCAGTTCACCCCGGCCCGGGTGATCATGCAGGACTTCACCGGCGTGCCCTGCGTGGTCGACCTGGCCACCATGCGCGAGGCCATGGCCGAGCTCGGTGGCGACGCGACCAAGATCAACCCGCTCGCGCCGGCCGAGCTGGTCATCGACCACTCGGTGATCGCCGACGTCTTCGGCACGGCCGACGCGTTCAGCCGCAACGTCGAGATCGAGTACGGCCGCAACCGCGAGCGCTACCAGTTCCTGCGCTGGGGCCAGACCGCGTTCGACGACTTCAAGGTCGTCCCGCCCGGCACCGGCATCGTCCACCAGGTCAACATCGAGCACCTCGCCCGCGTGATCTTCACCCGCCCCAAGAACGGCGTGCTGCAGGCCTACCCCGACACCTGCGTCGGCACCGACTCGCACACGACCATGGTCAACGGCCTGGGCGTCGTGGGCTGGGGCGTCGGCGGCATCGAGGCCGAGGCGGCCATGCTCGGCCAGCCCGTGTCGATGCTCATCCCGCGCGTCGTCGGCTTCAAGCTCAGCGGCAGCCTGCCGGAGGGCGCCACCGCGACCGACCTGGTGCTGACCATCACCGAGATGCTGCGCCAGCACAAGGTGGTGGGCAAGTTCGTCGAGTTCTACGGGCCCGGCGTCTCCGCCGTCCCGCTGGCCAACCGCGCCACGATCGGCAACATGAGCCCGGAGTACGGCTCGACCATCGCCGTGTTCCCGATCGACTCCAAGACGACCGACTACCTGCGCCTCACCGGCCGCGACGAGCACCAGATCGCGCTCGTCGAGGCATACGCGAAGGAGCAGGGTCTCTGGCACGACGACGACCACGAGCCGCGCTTCTCCGAGTACCTCGAGCTCGACCTCGGCACGATCGTGCCGAGCATCGCCGGCCCGAAGCGCCCGCAGGACCGCGTGATCCTGACCCAGGCCAAGCAGGGCTTCCGCGAGGCGCTCGCCGCGTACGTGGACGACGAGCCCGTCCCCGCGCCGTCGGCCACCGCCGACCAGGCCGCGCCGAACGTCGACGCGGGCAAGCTGAACGGCTACGACGAGTCGGTCGCGGAGACCTTCCCGGCCTCCGACCCGGTGAGCTCGAGCGAGAGCGGGGAGAGCGAGCCGCACGAGTTCGGCGAGGGCGTCGCGGCCGACATCGGCCGGCCCAGCCGCAAGACGAAGGTCACGCTCGACGGGCAGACGTTCGAGCTCGACCACGGGGCCGTGACGATCGCGTCCATCACCTCGTGCACCAACACGTCCAACCCGAGCGTGATGATCGGCGCCGCCCTGGTGGCCAAGAAGGCCGTCGAGCGGGGTCTGTCCCGCAAGCCCTGGGTCAAGACGACGCTGGCACCGGGCTCGAAGGTCGTCACCGACTACTACGAGCGCTCCGGCCTGACGCCCTACCTCGACAAGCTGGGCTTCAACCTCGTCGGCTACGGCTGCACCACCTGCATCGGCAACTCGGGCCCGCTGATCCCGGAGGTGAGCGCAGCGGTCCAGGCCTCTGACCTCGCCGTCGTGTCCGTCCTCTCGGGCAACCGGAACTTCGAGGGCCGGATCAACCCCGACGTCAAGATGAACTACCTGGCCTCGCCTCCGCTGGTGGTCGCGTACGCGCTCGCCGGGACGATGGACACGGACCTGGTGAACGACCCGCTGGGCTTCGACGAGCAGGGCCAGCCGGTCTACCTGCGCGACATCTGGCCGACCGAGGCCGAGATCGACGAGGTCGTCAGCGCCTCGATCGGGGCGGAGATGTTCGCCGAGTCGTACGCCGACGTGTTCGCCGGCGACGCCCAGTGGCAGTCGCTGCCGACGCCGGAGGGCGCGGTGTTCGAGTGGGACGCCGACTCGACCTACGTGCGCAAGCCCCCGTACTTCGACGGCATGCCCGCGGAGCCGCAGCCCGTGACCGACATCGAGGGCGCCCGCGTCCTCCTGATGCTCGGCGACTCGATCACGACCGACCACATCTCGCCGGCCGGGTCGATCAAGGGCGACAGCCCGGCGGGGGACTACCTCACCGCCCACGGCGTCGAGCGTCGCGACTTCAACTCGTACGGGTCGCGCCGCGGCAACCACGAGGTCATGATCCGGGGCACGTTCGCGAACATCCGGCTGCGCAACCAGCTCGCGCCGGGCACCGAGGGCGGCGTGACGCGTGACTTCACGCAGGCCGACGCGCCCGTGACCACGGTGTACGCCGCGTCGGAGCACTACCTCGAGCAGGGCACGCCGCTGGTCGTCCTGGCCGGCGTCGAGTACGGCTCGGGCAGCTCGCGCGACTGGGCGGCCAAGGGCACGGCGCTCCTCGGGGTCAAGGCGGTGATCGCTCAGTCGTACGAGCGCATCCACCGCTCCAACCTGATCGGCATGGGCGTCCTCCCGCTGCAGTTCCCGGAGGGGCAGAGCGCGGCGTCGCTCGGTCTGACCGGGGAGGAGACGTTCTCCTTCACCGGCGTGACCGCGCTCAACGACGGCACCACCCCCAAGACGGTGCACGTCACGGCCGGGGACGTGGAGTTCGACGCGGTCGTCCGGATCGACACCCCGGGCGAGGCGGACTACTACCGCAACGGCGGGATCATGCCGTACGTGCTGCGCTCGCTGCTGAAGTAG
- a CDS encoding HIT family protein — protein MSEDEHDDVVCQVVRGTIDAAVVLRTDEVVAFLDIHPVFKGHVLVSPVRHVDTLLELAEDQMVPLLTAAQRVARAISTALGAQGTFVAVNNVVSQSVPHLHVHVVPRTKGDGLRGFFWPRQRYAEGDRDAYAALLREALAAQDAP, from the coding sequence GTGAGCGAGGACGAGCACGACGACGTGGTGTGCCAGGTCGTCCGCGGGACGATCGACGCGGCGGTGGTGCTGCGCACCGACGAGGTGGTCGCGTTCCTCGACATCCACCCGGTGTTCAAGGGGCACGTGCTGGTCTCCCCCGTCCGGCACGTCGACACCCTCCTCGAGCTCGCGGAGGACCAGATGGTCCCGCTGCTCACCGCCGCCCAGCGCGTGGCCCGGGCGATCTCGACCGCTCTCGGCGCTCAGGGCACCTTCGTCGCGGTGAACAACGTGGTCAGCCAGTCGGTGCCCCACCTGCACGTCCACGTCGTCCCGCGGACCAAGGGCGACGGGCTGCGCGGCTTCTTCTGGCCGCGCCAGCGCTACGCCGAGGGCGATCGGGACGCGTACGCGGCCTTGCTCCGCGAGGCGCTGGCGGCGCAGGACGCTCCCTGA
- the dxs gene encoding 1-deoxy-D-xylulose-5-phosphate synthase: MVPAPDGLLRQVQSPGDLKALAPEQLPQLAAEIRTFLIENVSRTGGHLGPNLGVVELTIALHRAFDSPTDPIVFDTGHQSYVHKILTGRQDAFPSLRQKGGLTGYPSPAESEHDWVENSHASTALSYADGLAKAIRLQHRPGTVLAFVGDGSLTGGMAWEALNNIAETTDLPLVVLVNDNGRSYTPTVGGLARHLTSLRTHRRYEQVLDLVKRGVSKAPVVGSTAYDVLHGVKSGLKDVLAPQGLFADLGLKYVGPIDGHDTEAVEQALVHAKQFGGPVLVHCLTRKGNGFEAAEAHEEDRFHAVGKIDAVTGRPLGAPGPLTWTEVFSDELVRIGARDERIVAITAAMTYPTGLHKFAAAFPDRVFDVGIAEQHAVTSAAGLAMGGLHPVVALYATFLNRAFDQLLLDVALHRCGVTFVLDRAGVTGPDGPSHHGMWDMSLLQLVPGLRLAAPRDATRLREALDVASQVDDAPTVIRYSKEAVPADIPAVDVVDGVDVLLRAETEPPQVLLVAFGQMVGTALEVGRRLSDHGVGVTVVDPVWALPVNPALLRLATAHQLVVTVEDNGIVGGCGARLAQELRLAGILTPLREFGIAQEFLEHGTRSELLTQLGLAPQDIARTVVETIVAQESTLSPEQAPRR, translated from the coding sequence ATGGTGCCCGCCCCCGACGGCCTGCTGCGACAGGTCCAGAGCCCCGGGGACCTCAAGGCCCTCGCCCCCGAGCAGCTGCCTCAGCTCGCGGCCGAGATCCGCACGTTCCTCATCGAGAACGTCAGCCGGACCGGCGGCCACCTCGGTCCCAACCTCGGTGTCGTCGAGCTCACGATCGCGCTCCACCGCGCGTTCGACTCGCCGACCGACCCGATCGTCTTCGACACCGGCCACCAGAGCTACGTCCACAAGATCCTCACGGGTCGGCAGGACGCGTTCCCCAGCCTGCGGCAGAAGGGTGGGCTCACGGGCTACCCGAGCCCGGCCGAGTCCGAGCACGACTGGGTCGAGAACTCGCACGCCTCGACCGCCCTCTCGTACGCCGACGGCCTGGCCAAGGCGATCCGGCTCCAGCACCGCCCCGGGACGGTCCTCGCCTTCGTCGGCGACGGGTCGCTGACCGGCGGGATGGCCTGGGAGGCGCTCAACAACATCGCCGAGACCACCGACCTGCCGCTGGTGGTCCTGGTCAACGACAACGGGCGCTCGTACACCCCGACGGTCGGCGGGCTCGCCCGCCACCTGACGAGCCTGCGGACGCACCGGCGCTACGAGCAGGTGCTCGACCTGGTCAAGCGCGGCGTCAGCAAGGCGCCCGTCGTCGGCAGCACGGCGTACGACGTCCTGCACGGGGTCAAGAGCGGGCTCAAGGACGTGCTGGCCCCGCAGGGGTTGTTCGCCGACCTGGGCCTCAAGTACGTCGGTCCGATCGACGGTCACGACACCGAGGCGGTCGAGCAGGCCCTCGTGCACGCCAAGCAGTTCGGCGGTCCGGTGCTCGTGCACTGCCTGACCCGCAAGGGCAACGGCTTCGAGGCGGCCGAGGCGCACGAGGAGGACCGCTTCCACGCGGTCGGCAAGATCGACGCCGTCACGGGCCGCCCGCTCGGCGCACCCGGCCCCCTCACCTGGACCGAGGTCTTCTCCGACGAGCTCGTCCGCATCGGGGCCCGAGACGAGCGGATCGTCGCCATCACGGCGGCCATGACCTACCCGACCGGCCTGCACAAGTTCGCGGCTGCATTCCCCGACCGCGTCTTCGACGTCGGCATCGCCGAGCAGCACGCGGTGACCTCCGCGGCCGGGCTCGCGATGGGCGGGCTGCACCCCGTCGTCGCCCTCTACGCGACGTTCCTCAACCGAGCCTTCGACCAGCTGCTGCTGGACGTGGCCCTGCACCGCTGCGGCGTGACGTTCGTGCTCGACCGCGCCGGCGTCACCGGGCCGGACGGGCCGAGCCACCACGGCATGTGGGACATGTCGCTGCTCCAGCTGGTGCCCGGGCTCCGGCTCGCCGCGCCGCGGGACGCGACCCGGCTGCGCGAGGCGCTCGACGTGGCCTCGCAGGTCGACGACGCCCCGACCGTCATCCGGTACTCCAAGGAAGCCGTCCCCGCCGACATCCCGGCGGTCGACGTGGTCGACGGCGTCGACGTCCTGCTCCGGGCGGAGACCGAGCCGCCGCAGGTCCTGCTCGTCGCGTTCGGGCAGATGGTCGGCACGGCCCTCGAGGTCGGTCGGCGCCTGTCCGACCACGGCGTCGGAGTGACGGTCGTCGACCCGGTCTGGGCCCTGCCGGTCAACCCCGCGCTGCTCCGGCTCGCGACCGCGCACCAGCTGGTGGTCACGGTGGAGGACAACGGGATCGTCGGCGGCTGCGGCGCCCGCCTCGCCCAGGAGCTCCGCCTGGCCGGCATCCTCACGCCGCTGCGCGAGTTCGGCATCGCGCAGGAGTTCCTCGAGCACGGCACGCGCTCCGAGCTCCTGACCCAGCTGGGCCTCGCCCCGCAGGACATCGCCCGTACGGTCGTCGAGACGATCGTGGCCCAGGAGTCGACCCTCAGCCCGGAGCAGGCTCCCCGCCGCTGA
- a CDS encoding NADPH-dependent F420 reductase encodes MTTISFIGSGNIGSTVAQLAVDAGYDVVVSNSRGPETLTDLAAKLGPKARAVTADEAAAAGDLVVLTIPLGKVDQVDPAPLAGKVVIDTCNYYPERDGDIAALDDKQTTTSGLVQQHLPQSHVVKAFNNIFFQHLGSMQRPAGAADRSTLLIAGDDAGAKKTATDFIESIGYDVYDAGSLADSWRFQRDQAGYVGVYTPDGDFANPTPPTVERIESLLAQGDRSIR; translated from the coding sequence ATGACAACGATCTCCTTCATCGGCAGCGGAAACATCGGCAGCACCGTCGCGCAGCTCGCGGTCGACGCCGGCTACGACGTCGTGGTGTCCAACTCCCGCGGCCCCGAGACCCTGACCGACCTCGCCGCGAAGCTCGGCCCCAAGGCCCGCGCGGTCACGGCCGACGAGGCCGCCGCAGCCGGCGACCTCGTGGTGCTGACCATCCCGCTCGGCAAGGTCGACCAGGTCGACCCCGCGCCCCTCGCGGGCAAGGTCGTCATCGACACCTGCAACTACTACCCGGAGCGTGACGGCGACATCGCCGCCCTCGACGACAAGCAGACGACCACCAGCGGCCTCGTGCAGCAGCACCTGCCGCAGTCGCACGTCGTCAAGGCGTTCAACAACATCTTCTTCCAGCACCTCGGCTCGATGCAGCGTCCGGCCGGTGCGGCCGACCGCAGCACGCTGCTGATCGCCGGCGACGACGCAGGGGCCAAGAAGACCGCGACCGACTTCATCGAGTCGATCGGCTACGACGTCTACGACGCGGGCAGCCTCGCCGACAGCTGGCGCTTCCAGCGCGACCAGGCCGGGTACGTCGGCGTCTACACCCCGGACGGCGACTTCGCGAACCCCACGCCGCCCACGGTCGAGCGCATCGAGTCGCTGCTCGCCCAGGGCGACCGCTCCATCCGCTGA